TTTCATCACTGGATCAACGATGGTTTGATGGCCATCTTCTTCCTGCTGGTGGGTCTGGAATTGAAGCGGGAATTCCTGGTTGGTGAGCTGTCCGAGGTCAGGAATGCCGTGCTGCCGGTAATGGCGGCGATCGGCGGCATGGTTGTGCCGGCGGCGATTTTTTATGCGCTCAACGGCGGCACGCCATCCGAGCGCGGCTGGGGTATTCCCATGGCCACGGACATTGCGTTCGCCGTAGGGTGTATCGCAATTCTGGGTAACCGCGTACCACGGGCCGTGGTGACGTTTCTGGTTGCGCTGGCGATTGTGGACGACCTGGGTGCGATTCTGGTGATTGCCATCTGGTACACCGAAGAAGTCAACATGGCCGCGCTGATTGCCGCGTGCATTCTGGTGGGAATTCTCTGGCTGCTGAAGTTTGCCGGGGTGCGCCGGTCGCCAGCCTACATATTTGTGGGGATCCTCTTGTGGTATGCCCTTTATGTCACCGGGGTCCACGCCACGCTCGCAGGCGTTATTACGGCAATGGCTATCCCGGCCAAGCCCAAGTACGACCCGGTGGCGTTTAGCACTTTTGTAAAAGACATCATCCGCAGCTTTGATCGCTGCTTCCGTCCGGGTGACAAGATTATTGCCAATGATGCGTTGCGTGCGCGGGTAACTGCGCTGGACAACGGCATTCACCTGGTGCAATCGCCGCTGCAACGGATGGAGACCCGATTGCACACCCCGGTGGCGTTCATCGTGGTGCCGATTTTCGCACTCGCCAACGCCGGTATCCCGTTCGACAGCTTCACCAGCACCGAGGCGGTGTTCAATCCGCTCACCCTCGGGGTGATTTGTGGTCTGGTGTTCGGCAAGCTGATTGGCATTGTGGGCGCGACCTGGATCGGCTGGAAGCTGGGATGGGGCGAGTTGCCCAAGCACTCCACCTTCCACCACATCATCGGTGTGGCGCTGCTGGGTGGTATTGGCTTCACCATGTCGATCTTTATTTCCGAACTGGCATTTGCCGGTGAAAACGAGATGCTGATCCAGGCGAAGGCGGGCGTATTGCTGGCGTCGGTCATCGCCGGTGTATCGGGCTTCCTGATTTTGCGCCGCGCGCCGATCGAGGAGTCGACCCAGTCGGATCAGCTGGCCCATAGCGATGCTCTGGCGGCGGAAGCTGCGACCTCTGCAGATGGCAGTGAAGCCGAAAAGGGGCAGGGCGAGCCCCGCAAACTGCCTTGATGGGCGGGTCGTTCTGGCGGAGCCAGTGAATGACCCGTAACCGGCGCCAGACAACCACCGCGCAGCCATTCGGCCAGTTGCGCGGTGTGTTGCCCGGAGTGCCCTGGCCACAGACCAGCCTCCGGTGGTGGTCAGTTGCCCACCAATTTCCTTCCACCGGCTTGTCGCTCCACCGAATTAACCTCCACCAGATCTCTATCCACCAGTTCCGACCCCGCAGCCTAGTTTCGGTGCCTGGACGTGCATTGCGCGCCGGTCTCTCGGTGAGCGGCCCGCCTCGACGGTATGTCGCTGAATCGCGACTTCGGCGCACGCTTTGCCCTTCCCGCTAATTTGGTATTAAAAAACGGTCGCTTGCCAAGGATTTTGCTCGTTATACTCGCGCCAGACAGCCGGTGTCCGGCGGTAAGGAATATGCAAATGCAACAGGCCGAGCAGTTTGTCGATCTTCTGAAGTTACTGGTACGTAGCCCCAGTGTGGTGGGCGCGGAGCACTCTTTTTTTCGGGTATTGCAGCGCGAGCTGGAAGAGCGCGGGGCACATGTTACCTGGTATGAGGGCCTGCTGGTTGCTCAGGGCCAGCGCCCCAACAGCGCCAAGTTCTCGGCGCATATTGATCGCCACGGCTTGATCTGCACTGGCCCCAATGAGTTTCAGTATGCGGCCTTTGTGTCTGGCCGCCGCTCCGACCTGTTGGGCAATTCCGTTTCCGAAAAACTCATGACCAAGATCGTCGACCGCTTTCAGGGGGTCACGGTAACGGCCTACGAGCCCTGGTCGGGTTCCTATTTCGGCTCCGGGGAAATCCGTCGCGCGTATGTGTGTGGCTACCGCAATAACCTGATTTTTGAGGTGGCGGGCCTGGAGCATGTGGTGGCCGGCACGCCGGTGGCGTTTACCGACCGGCTGGAAATCAACGACGGCATTTTGAGCGCACAGCTGGATAATGTACTTACCGCCGCGCACCTGGTGCACCTGTACAGCCTCGGCTTTCAAGGGACGGCCTTCTTTACCGCCCAGGAGGAGTCGGGCAGTAGCTGGCGCTACCTGCTGGAGTGGTTTCGTCGGTTCAATGGTGGTACCAGCAAGCTGGTGGTGGTGGACACCAGCCCTTACCCGGATCGCGCCAGTGCCGATGCGCAGCAGGTTGTGCTGCGCCGTCGGGACGCCAACGCCCAGTTTCACCCGGAAACCACGGCGCGCCTGGCACAGTTGTGTGAGGCGCAGGGCATCCGCTACAGCTACAAAGACAGCTATATCGAGGCGTTGAACCAGAAGGCGATCGCAGAGGG
This Microbulbifer sp. Q7 DNA region includes the following protein-coding sequences:
- the nhaA gene encoding Na+/H+ antiporter NhaA, producing MANNVLSKFRVRKGKVFEAPLENAFGRLVTPFEEFIHRQSSSGVLLMICAVIALIIANSPWQEAYKHILHLPVSYNFGDWSLSMSFHHWINDGLMAIFFLLVGLELKREFLVGELSEVRNAVLPVMAAIGGMVVPAAIFYALNGGTPSERGWGIPMATDIAFAVGCIAILGNRVPRAVVTFLVALAIVDDLGAILVIAIWYTEEVNMAALIAACILVGILWLLKFAGVRRSPAYIFVGILLWYALYVTGVHATLAGVITAMAIPAKPKYDPVAFSTFVKDIIRSFDRCFRPGDKIIANDALRARVTALDNGIHLVQSPLQRMETRLHTPVAFIVVPIFALANAGIPFDSFTSTEAVFNPLTLGVICGLVFGKLIGIVGATWIGWKLGWGELPKHSTFHHIIGVALLGGIGFTMSIFISELAFAGENEMLIQAKAGVLLASVIAGVSGFLILRRAPIEESTQSDQLAHSDALAAEAATSADGSEAEKGQGEPRKLP
- a CDS encoding peptidase M42; translation: MQMQQAEQFVDLLKLLVRSPSVVGAEHSFFRVLQRELEERGAHVTWYEGLLVAQGQRPNSAKFSAHIDRHGLICTGPNEFQYAAFVSGRRSDLLGNSVSEKLMTKIVDRFQGVTVTAYEPWSGSYFGSGEIRRAYVCGYRNNLIFEVAGLEHVVAGTPVAFTDRLEINDGILSAQLDNVLTAAHLVHLYSLGFQGTAFFTAQEESGSSWRYLLEWFRRFNGGTSKLVVVDTSPYPDRASADAQQVVLRRRDANAQFHPETTARLAQLCEAQGIRYSYKDSYIEALNQKAIAEGQEPQSFGSTELGRIVSASSGFVQGTTLQIPTTGYHTMEESASLSANSAFSDLLFAIAADD